One genomic window of Vibrio ziniensis includes the following:
- a CDS encoding succinate dehydrogenase assembly factor 2, which translates to MYSAEEKARIKWACRRGMLELDVVIMPFFEECFESLTESEQKDFVSLLECDDPDLFTWIMGHGRSENLGHAAIVDQIVAHNLSKVR; encoded by the coding sequence ATGTATAGCGCTGAAGAAAAAGCTCGAATTAAATGGGCATGTCGTCGTGGTATGTTGGAACTGGACGTTGTCATTATGCCATTTTTTGAAGAGTGTTTTGAGTCTTTAACTGAATCTGAGCAGAAGGATTTTGTGTCTTTGTTAGAATGTGATGACCCTGATTTGTTTACTTGGATTATGGGACATGGTCGCTCTGAAAATTTGGGGCATGCCGCCATCGTAGATCAAATTGTCGCTCATAACCTCAGCAAAGTTCGTTAA
- the rpiA gene encoding ribose-5-phosphate isomerase RpiA translates to MTQDEMKKAAGWAALKYVEKGSIVGVGTGSTVNHFIDALGSIKDDIKGAVSSSIASTEKLKGLGIEVFDCNDVMSLDIYVDGADEINAQREMIKGGGAALTREKIVAAIAEKFVCIVDDTKAVDVLGTFPLPVEVIPMARSYVARELVKLGGDPVYRQGVVTDNGNVILDVHGLHITHAKDLEAKINGIAGVVTNGLFAISGADVVITGTPAGAKIEE, encoded by the coding sequence ATGACTCAAGATGAAATGAAAAAAGCTGCCGGTTGGGCTGCACTAAAATACGTAGAGAAAGGCAGCATTGTCGGCGTTGGTACTGGTTCAACAGTGAATCACTTCATCGATGCTTTGGGTTCAATCAAAGATGATATTAAAGGCGCAGTATCAAGCTCTATTGCTTCAACAGAAAAACTCAAAGGCTTAGGCATTGAAGTTTTCGATTGTAACGATGTTATGAGCCTAGACATTTATGTTGATGGTGCCGATGAAATCAACGCACAACGTGAGATGATCAAAGGTGGCGGCGCGGCACTTACTCGTGAAAAAATCGTTGCAGCAATTGCCGAAAAATTTGTTTGTATCGTTGACGATACGAAAGCCGTTGACGTATTAGGCACATTCCCACTTCCAGTTGAAGTTATCCCGATGGCACGTTCATACGTTGCTCGCGAACTGGTTAAACTTGGTGGCGATCCGGTTTACCGTCAAGGTGTTGTGACCGATAACGGTAACGTGATTCTTGACGTTCACGGACTACATATTACTCACGCGAAAGATCTAGAAGCAAAAATCAATGGTATTGCTGGTGTCGTGACCAACGGTCTGTTTGCTATCAGCGGAGCAGATGTGGTGATCACAGGCACTCCTGCAGGCGCAAAAATCGAAGAATAA
- the rseB gene encoding sigma-E factor regulatory protein RseB, which yields MNKFLISVLALFSLSSTLAFAEETPAEALLHQMNEASQHLNYELSYILIKKNSIEPLLYRHALHEQKEYAHLVYLSGPVREVFQRGNEVSYIEPGVEPFTIESGNMVAPTIPMLNSNVTELSQFYDFVKMGRAREAGTPCQVVRIVPKDGLRYSYMLWVDEKTHLPLRADLVDRYGEVLEQYRSISYSVSEKIAELMAGFDDVQLPEVLSLPKSKVSETFWSVGWKPDGFESVNLNRYRMINTERVVENQMFSDGLFSFSVYVSTSDEHSLQGQLVRQGRRTLQTFIKGDREVSVVGDIPPETAKRIAQSVVFDDTKARPQ from the coding sequence ATGAATAAATTTCTGATCAGTGTGTTGGCGCTGTTCAGTTTGAGCTCTACATTAGCCTTTGCAGAGGAAACACCTGCAGAGGCTTTATTGCATCAAATGAACGAGGCCAGTCAACATCTCAATTATGAACTGTCTTATATCCTGATAAAGAAAAACAGTATTGAACCTTTGTTGTATCGCCATGCTCTTCATGAGCAGAAGGAATACGCTCATCTTGTTTATTTGAGTGGGCCTGTCCGCGAAGTTTTTCAGCGTGGCAACGAAGTGAGTTACATAGAACCCGGAGTTGAACCTTTCACCATCGAATCCGGTAACATGGTAGCGCCTACTATTCCTATGCTTAACAGCAATGTTACAGAGCTCAGCCAGTTCTATGATTTTGTCAAAATGGGACGAGCCCGTGAAGCAGGGACGCCTTGCCAAGTAGTGCGTATCGTTCCTAAAGATGGCTTGAGATATTCCTACATGCTTTGGGTTGATGAAAAAACGCATCTTCCGTTACGGGCTGATCTTGTTGACCGCTATGGAGAAGTGCTAGAACAGTACCGTTCTATCTCTTATTCTGTGAGTGAGAAAATAGCGGAGTTGATGGCAGGTTTTGATGATGTTCAATTACCTGAAGTGCTATCCTTACCTAAAAGTAAAGTGAGTGAGACGTTCTGGTCGGTAGGTTGGAAGCCAGATGGTTTTGAATCTGTAAACTTGAATCGCTACCGAATGATTAACACCGAACGAGTCGTAGAAAATCAGATGTTCTCAGACGGTTTGTTTAGTTTCTCAGTTTATGTTTCTACTAGTGATGAACATTCGCTGCAAGGACAGTTGGTAAGACAAGGGCGCCGCACTTTACAAACGTTTATTAAGGGTGATCGTGAAGTATCTGTAGTGGGCGATATTCCACCAGAAACTGCCAAGCGAATCGCTCAATCGGTTGTGTTTGATGATACCAAGGCTAGACCACAATGA
- the nadB gene encoding L-aspartate oxidase encodes MNENREHQCDVLVVGSGAAGLSLALRIAKHCKVIVLSKGPRSEGATFYAQGGIAAVFDESDSIDSHVEDTLIAGAGICEEKTVRFIAEHAKECVQWLIDGGVPFDKEEDSDDGDDSPRYHLTREGGHSHRRILHAADATGMAMQTSLQDNAHNHPNISIFERYNALDLITEDKVGGDKNKVIGAYVWNRNEEHVEAIRAKYVVLATGGSSKVYQYTSNPDVSSGDGIAIAWRAGCRVANLEFNQFHPTCLYHPEARNFLLTEALRGEGAYLRRPDGSRFMLDFDERAELAPRDVVARAIDFEMKRLGADCMYLDISHKPADFIEKHFPTIYRRLMDLGIDITKEPIPIVPAAHYTCGGVIVDQRGKTDLKHLYAIGEVSYTGLHGANRMASNSLLECVVYAWSAAKDIVKHVKNVDMPPSVPVWDESQVTSSDEEVVIQHNWHELRLFMWDYMGIVRTDKRLERALRRIQLLQQETQEYYSNFRVSNNLLELRNLLQVAELMVRCAMQRKESRGLHYTLDYPEQLENSGPTILSPMK; translated from the coding sequence ATGAACGAAAACCGAGAGCATCAATGTGATGTATTAGTGGTAGGGAGCGGTGCCGCAGGCTTGTCGTTAGCTTTGCGCATCGCAAAACATTGCAAAGTCATCGTGCTGAGTAAAGGACCGCGCAGTGAAGGTGCAACTTTCTACGCTCAAGGTGGCATAGCGGCTGTATTCGATGAATCTGACAGTATTGATTCTCATGTTGAAGATACGTTGATTGCTGGCGCTGGCATTTGTGAAGAAAAGACCGTTCGCTTTATCGCTGAACATGCCAAAGAGTGTGTGCAATGGCTGATTGATGGCGGCGTACCTTTCGATAAAGAAGAAGACAGCGATGATGGTGACGATAGCCCTCGCTACCACCTAACTCGTGAAGGAGGCCACAGCCACCGTCGTATTCTGCATGCAGCAGATGCTACGGGCATGGCAATGCAGACCTCATTGCAAGACAACGCTCATAATCATCCAAACATTTCTATTTTTGAACGTTATAACGCGTTAGATCTGATTACGGAAGATAAAGTCGGTGGAGATAAAAACAAAGTCATTGGCGCTTATGTCTGGAACCGTAACGAAGAACACGTCGAAGCGATTCGTGCGAAATATGTAGTGCTAGCAACAGGTGGCTCTTCTAAAGTTTATCAATATACATCGAACCCGGATGTCTCGTCGGGTGACGGTATTGCGATTGCTTGGCGTGCTGGCTGTCGTGTCGCAAACCTTGAGTTTAACCAATTCCATCCGACATGTTTATATCACCCAGAAGCTCGTAACTTCCTGCTAACAGAAGCACTACGTGGTGAAGGCGCATACCTTCGCCGTCCAGACGGTTCACGTTTTATGCTTGATTTCGATGAACGTGCTGAGTTGGCTCCACGTGATGTGGTTGCTCGTGCTATCGACTTTGAAATGAAGCGTTTAGGCGCAGATTGTATGTATCTTGATATCAGCCATAAACCTGCAGATTTCATCGAGAAACACTTCCCGACCATCTACCGCCGATTAATGGATTTGGGTATTGATATCACCAAAGAACCAATCCCAATTGTACCTGCCGCACACTACACCTGTGGTGGCGTGATAGTAGACCAACGAGGCAAAACCGATCTTAAGCATCTTTATGCCATAGGTGAAGTAAGCTACACCGGTCTGCATGGTGCAAACCGTATGGCGTCTAATTCACTATTAGAGTGTGTAGTTTATGCATGGTCTGCAGCGAAAGATATTGTAAAGCATGTCAAAAATGTCGACATGCCACCATCGGTTCCAGTGTGGGATGAAAGCCAAGTGACTAGCTCTGATGAAGAAGTCGTCATCCAACATAACTGGCATGAACTGCGACTATTCATGTGGGATTACATGGGAATTGTACGCACAGACAAACGTTTAGAGCGAGCATTGCGCCGTATCCAGTTGCTACAGCAAGAAACACAGGAATATTACAGTAACTTCCGTGTTTCCAATAATTTGCTTGAGTTACGTAACCTTCTACAGGTGGCAGAACTGATGGTTCGTTGTGCTATGCAGCGTAAAGAAAGTCGTGGCTTGCATTACACACTGGATTACCCAGAGCAACTTGAGAACAGTGGTCCGACTATTCTTTCGCCTATGAAATAG
- the rpoE gene encoding RNA polymerase sigma factor RpoE codes for MNEQLTDQVLIERVQNGDKQAFNLLVLKYQNKVCNLISRYVSNSGDVADVAQEAFIKAYRAIPTFRGESAFYTWLYRIAVNTAKNHIVAQGRRPPATDVDAEEAEFYETNNALKEISNPENITLSKELKQAVFSAIDALPEDLKTAMTLRELEGLSYEDIAEIMDCPVGTVRSRIFRAREAVEKRIKSLL; via the coding sequence ATGAACGAGCAGCTAACCGATCAAGTATTGATTGAGCGAGTTCAGAATGGAGATAAGCAAGCATTTAATCTTTTGGTTTTAAAATATCAAAATAAAGTCTGCAACCTTATTTCTAGGTATGTGAGCAATTCGGGAGATGTTGCTGATGTAGCACAAGAAGCTTTTATTAAAGCTTATCGCGCTATCCCAACATTTAGAGGTGAAAGTGCGTTTTACACTTGGCTATATCGTATTGCTGTTAATACCGCGAAAAATCACATCGTAGCGCAAGGGCGTAGGCCGCCAGCCACGGATGTTGATGCTGAAGAAGCTGAATTTTACGAAACAAACAATGCGTTAAAAGAAATATCGAACCCTGAGAATATTACGCTGTCGAAAGAACTGAAACAGGCAGTGTTTAGTGCGATAGACGCGCTGCCTGAGGATTTAAAAACAGCAATGACTTTACGCGAGTTGGAAGGCTTAAGTTATGAAGACATTGCGGAAATAATGGATTGCCCTGTTGGCACGGTTCGTTCTCGTATATTCCGTGCTCGAGAGGCGGTAGAAAAGAGAATCAAATCTCTTTTGTAG
- a CDS encoding DUF1107 domain-containing protein, whose protein sequence is MRLFKRYMPGMIAKHVSRLFKGRIYIYGVGTFEFDNGKLILPERAEHRHFQTVKEVNLEIKKLRCAYA, encoded by the coding sequence ATGAGACTGTTTAAGCGCTATATGCCAGGAATGATTGCTAAACATGTTAGTCGTCTTTTCAAAGGAAGAATTTATATCTACGGAGTTGGAACGTTTGAATTTGATAATGGTAAGTTGATTTTGCCAGAGAGAGCTGAACATAGACATTTTCAGACCGTGAAAGAAGTAAATCTAGAAATCAAAAAATTACGTTGTGCGTACGCTTAA
- a CDS encoding aminoacyl-tRNA deacylase — translation MTNKVHETKLTLYLNDQQVDFHLLHHQTPATTIEDAASQRGISPSQMVKCILLRDMGGQLALACTPGDKSVDPKRVRSLLQWRRMTCVNMKDVETITGYQIGTVTPLLLKTPMPIIFDHQILQHPIVTISSGSSMAGIALQTQDLIKLIQPTFAHIQREE, via the coding sequence ATGACCAATAAAGTTCACGAGACCAAGCTCACTCTATACTTAAATGATCAGCAAGTGGATTTTCACTTGCTGCATCATCAAACACCCGCAACAACCATTGAAGACGCTGCAAGTCAGCGTGGTATTTCCCCAAGTCAAATGGTCAAGTGCATATTGCTCAGAGACATGGGAGGGCAACTCGCTTTGGCTTGTACTCCCGGCGATAAAAGTGTCGATCCCAAAAGAGTTCGCTCACTCCTCCAATGGCGACGCATGACGTGCGTAAATATGAAAGATGTCGAAACCATTACCGGATACCAGATAGGAACCGTGACACCTCTTTTGCTTAAAACACCGATGCCGATTATTTTTGACCATCAAATTTTACAACACCCCATTGTTACTATAAGTAGTGGCTCTTCAATGGCAGGTATCGCTCTTCAAACGCAAGACCTGATTAAGCTCATCCAACCAACCTTTGCACACATTCAGCGCGAAGAATGA
- a CDS encoding 5-formyltetrahydrofolate cyclo-ligase gives MLYSRQELRTLIRNKRNQLASDVQFQASQDLIQRFSTLPEMQTCQRIALYLSTDGELDTQPLIEWLWSQGKSVYLPVLHPFAAGHLLFLHYQPDTPMTYNKFGILEPKLNQTLVCPVKELDLICTPLVAFDSYGHRLGMGGGYYDRTLEPWFKTAKGASPIGLAHDCQQVEELPTEEWDVPLPKIVTPSQIWQW, from the coding sequence ATGTTGTATTCACGACAAGAATTAAGAACACTTATTCGTAATAAACGCAACCAACTTGCCAGTGATGTTCAGTTTCAGGCAAGCCAAGATCTTATCCAGCGTTTCTCGACTCTTCCTGAAATGCAAACGTGCCAGCGGATCGCTCTTTATCTCTCAACGGATGGGGAGTTAGATACCCAACCGTTAATCGAATGGCTTTGGTCACAAGGTAAAAGTGTCTACTTACCAGTATTACACCCTTTCGCGGCGGGGCATTTGCTGTTTCTGCACTATCAACCAGATACACCAATGACCTACAATAAGTTTGGTATCCTCGAACCTAAACTAAACCAAACTCTTGTTTGCCCAGTCAAAGAGCTCGATCTTATTTGTACTCCCTTAGTGGCTTTTGATTCTTATGGACATCGATTAGGTATGGGTGGCGGTTATTATGATCGAACCTTAGAACCTTGGTTCAAAACGGCTAAAGGCGCTTCACCTATTGGCTTGGCTCATGACTGCCAACAGGTGGAAGAGTTACCAACAGAAGAATGGGATGTGCCTTTGCCGAAAATCGTTACCCCCAGTCAAATTTGGCAGTGGTAA
- the ubiH gene encoding 2-octaprenyl-6-methoxyphenyl hydroxylase has product MAGATLALALHQLSEGRVSVAVVEPFQVDHQQHPGFDARSIALSYGTIQILKRFGLWRALQSVATPINHIHVSDRYHAGMTDITKQEVGVDALGYVVELADVGRIFSEKMANTASITLFCPQSIQHVARDINKVTAVLSSGEQIEAKLLVAADGAVSTCCEQVGLSLQEHDFEQVAIIANVVAVEDHQGRAFERFTSHGPIALLPMSDNRMSLVWCLPPDKAEIVMAYDDNAFLNQLQSEFGWRLGKLVKTGARSAYPLVLRYRKQNISHRFAIVGNAAQSLHPIAGQGFNLGIRDVASLAEEIVHSEDVGSYRLLTKFSHRRDDDRAATITLTSSLVHLFSNDWLALRIGRNLGLAAMDNIPMLKTPLLRRTLGVVNR; this is encoded by the coding sequence ATGGCTGGAGCGACACTAGCTTTGGCATTGCATCAATTGAGTGAAGGTCGTGTGTCTGTTGCGGTCGTTGAACCTTTCCAAGTTGATCATCAGCAACATCCGGGTTTTGATGCGCGTTCGATAGCTCTGTCTTATGGAACCATTCAAATCCTGAAACGTTTTGGACTTTGGCGTGCTCTTCAATCCGTTGCCACGCCAATTAACCATATTCATGTGTCTGACCGCTATCATGCTGGAATGACTGATATCACCAAACAAGAAGTGGGTGTTGATGCATTAGGATATGTGGTGGAATTAGCTGATGTCGGAAGAATTTTTTCAGAAAAAATGGCAAACACTGCCAGTATTACTCTATTTTGTCCGCAAAGTATTCAACACGTAGCGAGAGACATCAATAAAGTCACAGCGGTTTTGTCTAGCGGTGAACAAATAGAAGCTAAGCTATTAGTAGCGGCTGATGGCGCTGTTTCGACATGTTGTGAACAAGTGGGGCTGTCGCTGCAAGAACACGATTTTGAACAAGTTGCTATCATTGCGAATGTTGTCGCTGTCGAAGATCACCAAGGTCGAGCTTTTGAACGATTTACCTCTCATGGCCCCATTGCTTTGTTGCCAATGAGTGATAATCGAATGTCCTTGGTCTGGTGTTTACCACCGGATAAAGCTGAAATCGTAATGGCTTATGATGACAATGCTTTTCTCAATCAATTACAGTCTGAATTTGGTTGGCGTTTAGGGAAATTAGTAAAAACGGGTGCAAGAAGTGCGTATCCGTTAGTATTAAGATACCGAAAACAAAACATTTCGCACCGCTTTGCCATTGTGGGGAATGCAGCACAATCGCTTCATCCTATTGCTGGGCAAGGGTTTAACTTAGGCATACGTGATGTCGCCAGTTTGGCGGAAGAGATTGTCCACTCTGAGGATGTGGGAAGTTATAGACTTCTAACAAAGTTTAGTCATAGACGTGACGACGACAGAGCGGCAACAATTACGTTAACTTCCAGTCTGGTTCATCTGTTTTCAAATGACTGGCTAGCTCTGCGTATTGGAAGAAATTTAGGATTAGCAGCGATGGATAATATTCCGATGCTAAAAACGCCGCTGCTACGCCGCACCTTAGGTGTGGTTAATCGATAG
- a CDS encoding sigma-E factor negative regulatory protein — translation MVKIMADKQQLSALMDGEMVDKLLIQELANDRESIETWKNYHLIGDVMRGDAPERPEWNIAESVALALENEPAHTPYNANVTDLDSMRVIEEQPAPYKARRQLPKWLSPFGQVAVAACVSLIAIIGVQQYGSSDSPAADQPFPVLQTVPFSGSVEPVSLTRESVERPNVESNVQEQRRRVNAMLQDYELQLRLNSEGLGQHQGLNEPVIE, via the coding sequence ATGGTGAAAATAATGGCTGACAAACAACAACTTTCAGCTCTCATGGATGGAGAGATGGTCGACAAGTTGCTGATTCAAGAATTAGCAAACGATCGTGAAAGTATCGAAACGTGGAAGAATTACCACTTAATCGGTGATGTAATGCGTGGCGATGCACCCGAGAGACCGGAATGGAACATCGCTGAAAGTGTGGCATTAGCGTTGGAAAATGAGCCCGCGCATACCCCTTATAATGCCAATGTTACCGATTTAGATAGTATGCGAGTGATTGAGGAACAACCTGCACCGTATAAAGCGCGTCGACAACTACCAAAATGGTTATCTCCATTTGGTCAAGTTGCGGTTGCCGCGTGTGTCTCTTTGATTGCGATCATCGGTGTTCAACAATATGGCTCCAGTGATTCTCCTGCTGCAGATCAACCTTTTCCAGTACTGCAAACAGTTCCTTTCTCTGGCAGTGTAGAACCTGTAAGTCTGACTCGTGAGTCAGTTGAAAGACCGAATGTAGAGTCAAATGTTCAGGAGCAGCGCCGTCGAGTCAATGCAATGCTTCAAGACTATGAACTCCAACTGAGATTAAACAGTGAAGGCTTGGGACAACATCAAGGCCTAAACGAACCGGTAATTGAATGA
- a CDS encoding FAD-dependent 2-octaprenylphenol hydroxylase, which yields MMRSVDIAIVGGGMVGLALAAAFKHTDLRIAVIEGKLPHEGLGQQPDTRVSALSRSSEVILRNLGAWHGITMRRAAPYQAMEVWEQDSFARIEFDANSLTQPDLGHIVENRVIQLSLLEQVKLQDNVSLFMPASCEKLAIGESEAWLTLNNGQTLTAKLVVGADGANSWVRKQQDIPLTHWDYGHSAVVANIHTNKPHQQVARQIFTPMGPLAFLPLSDPHMSSIVWSTDPNRAEQLVAMGDSEFNKTLTAEFDSRLGLCKVISERSAFPLKMRYARDFVAERVALVGDAAHTIHPLAGQGVNLGFLDAASLAQEVIELWKQGEDIGSKRNLRNYERWRKAEAAKMIAAMQGFKDLFDGNNPAKKLIRGIGMRLAGQLPGAKDEIMKRALGLKGNLPDLAKANNAQPMI from the coding sequence ATGATGCGAAGTGTAGATATTGCAATCGTTGGTGGCGGAATGGTTGGTCTTGCCTTGGCGGCAGCATTTAAGCATACCGATTTAAGAATTGCAGTTATTGAAGGGAAACTTCCTCATGAAGGATTAGGACAACAACCTGATACCCGAGTGTCTGCTTTAAGCCGTTCTAGTGAAGTGATTCTGAGAAATTTAGGGGCGTGGCATGGCATAACTATGCGGCGAGCAGCCCCTTATCAAGCTATGGAAGTATGGGAGCAGGACAGTTTTGCTCGCATCGAATTTGACGCAAACAGTCTGACGCAACCCGATTTAGGTCATATTGTTGAAAACCGAGTCATTCAGTTGTCATTACTTGAGCAAGTGAAACTGCAAGACAACGTTTCTCTCTTTATGCCGGCTAGTTGCGAAAAGTTGGCGATTGGTGAAAGTGAAGCATGGCTGACTCTCAATAATGGGCAAACACTCACCGCCAAGTTAGTAGTCGGTGCTGACGGAGCTAACTCTTGGGTCCGTAAACAGCAAGATATCCCTCTAACACATTGGGACTATGGGCACAGTGCTGTAGTGGCAAATATCCACACAAATAAACCACACCAGCAAGTCGCACGCCAGATATTTACCCCAATGGGTCCTTTGGCTTTTTTGCCTCTTAGCGATCCGCACATGAGTTCCATTGTTTGGTCTACGGATCCAAACCGTGCTGAACAATTGGTGGCTATGGGCGATAGCGAGTTTAATAAAACGTTGACAGCGGAGTTTGATTCGAGACTTGGACTGTGTAAGGTTATTAGCGAACGTAGTGCTTTCCCACTCAAGATGCGTTATGCACGAGATTTTGTTGCGGAGAGAGTCGCGTTGGTTGGCGATGCTGCACATACCATTCACCCGCTTGCTGGGCAAGGCGTCAATCTTGGATTCCTTGATGCTGCTAGTTTAGCTCAAGAAGTGATTGAGCTTTGGAAGCAAGGAGAGGACATTGGTAGTAAACGCAATTTGCGTAATTACGAGCGTTGGCGTAAAGCTGAGGCGGCAAAAATGATTGCTGCTATGCAAGGATTTAAAGACTTATTCGATGGTAACAATCCGGCTAAAAAACTGATTCGCGGTATTGGTATGCGTTTAGCTGGTCAATTACCTGGCGCGAAAGATGAAATTATGAAGCGGGCTTTAGGGTTGAAAGGTAATTTACCTGATTTAGCGAAAGCGAATAATGCGCAGCCTATGATCTAA
- the ygfZ gene encoding tRNA-modifying protein YgfZ yields the protein MDWKNTFSPLNINADDVLPELMLTHLASWGTIQIVGNDAKSYLQGQVTCNVVSLEAQQMTFGAHCDAKGKVWSVFRIFHHNGGYAMFQPLSAIEAELRELKKYAIFSKAELTHCSDITLGLMGAQAQSWIDSHTQTQGDVRSIEGGTAVKIDSQRWLLLVNSEQAVELVNTIEATKVDESLWTRFEIEQAYPVVTQAEQNEHIPQAVNVQALNGISFNKGCYTGQETVARAKYRGINKRAMYIVKGNIESPLEDVVQLERSVGENWRSAGQLMIHYTFADNTTIGLVVLPNNLEEDTELRLTSQPNTRWTIEALPYSLSDDQ from the coding sequence ATGGATTGGAAAAACACTTTTTCTCCCCTAAACATAAATGCTGATGACGTTTTACCTGAGCTGATGCTCACTCATCTAGCATCTTGGGGCACTATTCAAATTGTGGGTAACGACGCCAAGTCTTACTTACAAGGACAAGTTACCTGTAACGTCGTATCTCTGGAAGCCCAACAAATGACTTTTGGCGCACATTGCGACGCAAAAGGTAAAGTATGGTCTGTATTTCGTATCTTCCATCACAATGGTGGCTATGCGATGTTCCAACCGCTTTCAGCTATCGAAGCAGAACTACGAGAACTAAAGAAATACGCCATTTTCTCTAAAGCAGAATTAACTCATTGCAGTGACATCACTTTAGGTTTAATGGGTGCTCAAGCTCAATCTTGGATAGATTCTCATACTCAGACACAAGGTGATGTACGCAGCATTGAAGGTGGCACGGCAGTAAAAATTGACTCTCAACGTTGGTTGTTACTTGTAAATAGCGAACAAGCAGTTGAGCTCGTTAATACTATTGAAGCAACAAAAGTTGACGAATCACTGTGGACTCGATTTGAGATTGAGCAAGCTTACCCAGTTGTGACTCAAGCTGAACAAAACGAGCACATTCCTCAGGCAGTAAACGTACAGGCACTAAATGGTATCAGCTTTAACAAAGGTTGCTATACCGGCCAGGAAACTGTAGCACGTGCAAAATATCGCGGTATTAACAAGCGTGCGATGTACATTGTTAAAGGCAATATTGAATCACCACTTGAAGACGTTGTGCAGCTGGAGCGTTCTGTTGGTGAGAACTGGCGTTCAGCTGGTCAGCTAATGATCCACTACACTTTCGCAGATAACACTACCATTGGTTTAGTTGTACTACCGAACAATTTAGAAGAAGACACTGAACTTAGGTTAACTTCCCAACCTAATACCCGCTGGACAATCGAAGCACTTCCTTATTCATTAAGTGATGACCAATAA
- the zapA gene encoding cell division protein ZapA, protein MSNQAVDVEILGKVTRVNCPAGQEDSLINAAQDLDRRLKEMADRTKVTNELKLLTIAALNICYELHTYQQQNNGQQQEISERMEKLTVSLEEALNKVTLERS, encoded by the coding sequence ATGAGTAATCAAGCGGTTGACGTTGAAATTTTAGGTAAAGTGACAAGGGTAAATTGCCCAGCGGGTCAGGAAGACTCTCTGATAAATGCAGCCCAAGATCTTGACCGACGATTAAAAGAAATGGCTGACCGCACAAAAGTGACTAATGAATTGAAGTTGTTAACTATCGCGGCACTGAACATTTGCTATGAATTACATACGTATCAGCAGCAAAATAATGGTCAGCAGCAAGAAATCAGTGAACGCATGGAAAAGCTCACCGTTTCTCTAGAAGAAGCTCTCAATAAGGTAACACTGGAACGTAGCTAA
- a CDS encoding YecA family protein, with the protein MSDITFPTYDILSGELKSASLGVNPAELHGLLTGMLAGGLSLKNDSWQPLIFDYTNDGMGWPVKTLELAKQLLAATNAELTDTSMELSLVLPIGEGAEALFDFADGVADWVNHFISGLGLAGAAINKASSDAKEALEDLEEITKLGIDEDDDLEEQAQLLEQVLEHVKACVLLLHAELGIKPEQDKAPTIH; encoded by the coding sequence ATGAGCGACATTACTTTTCCAACTTACGATATTTTATCTGGCGAGTTGAAATCAGCATCGTTAGGAGTAAACCCTGCTGAATTGCATGGTTTATTAACTGGTATGTTAGCTGGTGGATTAAGTTTGAAAAATGACAGCTGGCAGCCTCTTATTTTTGATTATACCAACGACGGTATGGGGTGGCCGGTTAAAACGCTTGAATTGGCGAAACAGTTATTAGCGGCAACGAATGCTGAGCTCACCGACACCAGTATGGAGCTGAGTCTTGTACTTCCTATTGGTGAAGGTGCAGAAGCTCTGTTTGATTTTGCTGATGGCGTAGCAGACTGGGTAAACCACTTTATTTCGGGCCTAGGATTGGCGGGCGCAGCAATAAATAAAGCCTCTTCCGATGCAAAAGAAGCATTAGAAGATCTCGAAGAAATTACCAAATTAGGCATCGATGAAGATGATGATTTGGAAGAGCAAGCACAGCTTTTAGAGCAGGTTTTAGAACATGTGAAAGCTTGTGTTCTACTTCTGCACGCCGAGTTAGGTATTAAGCCTGAGCAAGATAAAGCGCCGACAATTCATTAA